A single region of the Zonotrichia leucophrys gambelii isolate GWCS_2022_RI chromosome 9, RI_Zleu_2.0, whole genome shotgun sequence genome encodes:
- the PHC3 gene encoding polyhomeotic-like protein 3 isoform X3 has translation MGSLRRDSTPVERDAPHRSGGGQATAPGRRLDKRCSAMENEPSTTTCSAPTTSVTSSATSRPPLPQISVYSGSDRHAVQVIQQALHRPPSSAAQYLQQMYAAQQQHLMLQTAALQQQHLSSTQFQSLATVPQINLSTSPTPAQIISRSQSSNTTSSSITQQTMLLGSTSPTLSASQAQMYLRAQMLIFTPATTVAAVQSDIPVVSSSSSSSCQSAATQVQNLTLRSQKLGVLSSSQNGPPKSSSQTQSVCPSKAGSSSKGSSEPPESSRKGESPAPEGRSTAVTRTSSIQHLIAPASYSPLQPHSLVKHQQIPLHSPPPKISHHQLILQQQQQQQQVQPIALQTPPGPEPPPSQHCLPLPSHAPGSAPSHCSPIHIHPPPLTLSPTPSQSAQQSVVVSPPPSHSPSQSPTIIIHPQALIQSQASSLVPAALQAEPAAPAAAAANPARPSQPLSLPQHLPLPPSPAVHIGAVEPPALVSPGQQLVSSTPHQQYPALQSAPIPLAAPPQLSASSTQIQPLPLQSVQSLQVQPEILSQGQVLVQNTLVSEEELPAAEALVQLPFQTLPPPQTVAVNLQVQPSVPIETPVIYQVENVCEEEMPEDSDCVHMARTPTPPTLSPPAITLGNGEALNSEDPLSEHGGLPSVTSSVSASVIKSPSDPSHASIPPPPLLLPAATTRSNSTSLPNSIPSLENKPPQAIVKPQILTHVIEGFVIQEGLEPFPVSRSSLLVEQPAEKRLLVEGQIMSVVCVESDLQNTKHADNSSDTEIEDMIAEEGLDEIENDLLKCEFCGKMGYPNKFLRSKRFCSTSCAKRHSLSCTKKFGLFPSDKTSRWNRKSDSQSLGRRGRRPSGPEGASRDHFLRQLPITYPSAEEDLAPHEDAVPTAMTTRLRRQSERERELRELRMRKVPESIDLLPVVQTDPSVWTVDEVWAFIHSLPGCQDIADEFRAQEIDGQALLLLKEDHLMSAMNIKLGPALKICARINSLKES, from the exons ATGGGCTCTCTCCGACGGGACTCCACACCTGTGGAGCGGGATGCTCCACACCGCAGCGGAGGGGGGCAAGCGACGGCACCCGGGAGAAG GCTGGACAAACGCTGCTCAGCTATGGAGAATGAACCCAGCACAACGACCTGTTCTGCACCCACCACGAGCGTCACCAGCAGCGCCACCTCCCGCCCGCCGCTGCCGCAGATCTCCGTCTACAGCGGCTCCGACAGACATGCTGTGCAG GTTATTCAGCAGGCCTTGCATCGTCCTCCTAGCTCAGCTGCTCAGTACCTCCAGCAGATGtatgcagcccagcagcagcacctaaTGCTGCagactgctgctctgcagcagcagcacttaaGCAGTACCCAATTTCAGAGTCTGGCAACTGTTCCACAG aTTAACCTCTCCACCTCTCCTACACCTGCACAGATAATCAGCCGCTCTCAGAGCTCcaacaccaccagcagcagcatcacccagcAGACCATGTTGCTGGGCAGCACCTCTCCCACCCTGAGTGCCAGCCAGGCCCAAATGTACCTACGAGCTCAGATG CTTATTTTTACTCCTGCGACCACTGTGGCTGCTGTCCAGTCTGACATTCCTGTtgtctcctcatcctcctcatcttcctgtCAGTCTGCAGCTACTCAG GTTCAGAACTTGACGCTGCGCAGTCAGAAGCTGGGTGTGTTGTCAAGTTCCCAGAATGGGCcaccaaagagcagcagccaaacGCAGTCTGTGTGCCCCAgcaaggctggcagcagctccaagggcagctcagagcccccagaaagcagcaggaaaggagagagCCCCGCCCCAGAGGGCCGCAGCACGGCCGTCACACGCACCTCCAGCATCCAGCACCTCATTGCACCAG CTTCATATTCTCCATTGCAACCTCACTCTCTAGTAAAACATCAGCAGATCCCACTTCATTCACCACCTCCAAAGATCTCCCATCACCAGCtgatcctgcagcagcagcagcagcagcagcaagtgcAGCCGATTGCACTGCAGACCCCTCCGGGCCCGGAGCCgcctccatcccagcactgcctgccgCTGCCCAGCCACGCGCCCGGCAGCGCCCCGTCCCACTGCTCCCCCATCCACATCCACCCTCCGCCGCTCACGCTCTCCCCCACCCCGTCCCAGTCAGCTCAGCAGTCCGTGGTGGTGTCCCCTCCGCCGTCGCACTCCCCGAGTCAGTCGCCCACCATAATTATTCACCCCCAAGCCCTTATCCAGTCCCAGGCCAGCTCCCTGGTGCCCGCGGCTCTGCAGGCCGAGCCGGCCGCTCCCGCGGCGGCCGCCGCCAACCCCGCGCGGCCCTCGCAGCCGCTCAGCCTCCCGCAGCACCTGCCGCTGCCGCCCTCGCCCGCCGTGCACATCGGGGCCGTGGAGCCGCCCGCCTTGGTGTCCCCGGGCCAGCAGCTCGTGTCCTCCACGCCACACCAGCAGTACCCAGCCCTGCAATCCGCTCCCATCCCTCTGGCGGCTCCGCCTCAGCTCTCGGCATCCTCAACTCAGATTCAGCCGCTGCCCCTGCAGTCTGTGCAGTCTTTACAAGTGCAGCCTGAAATTCTGTCCCAGGGCCAGGTTTTGGTTCAAAACACTTTGGTTTCTGAGGAGGAacttcctgctgcagaggctttgGTCCAGCTGCCATTTCAAACTCTTCCACCGCCACAGACCGTCGCAGTAAATCTGCAGGTGCAGCCGTCAGTTCCGATTGAAACTCCAGTG ATTTACCAAGTGGAGAATGTGTGTGAAGAGGAGATGCCCGAGGACTCGGATTGTGTGCACATGGCCAGAACACCTACACcacccaccctgtccccacctgccATCACCCTGGGCAATGGAGAGGCTCTCAATTCAGAAGATCCTTTGTCAG AACATGGGGGACTGCCTTCAGTGACATCATCAGTCAGTGCCTCAGTAATTAAATCTCCATCTGATCCTTCCCATGCCTCTATTCCACCACCCCCTCTTTTGCTTCCAGCAGCAACGACAAGGAGCAacagcacctccctgcccaATAGCATTCCCAGCCTAGAAAACAAACCTCCCCAGGCTATTGTCAAACCCCAGATCCTGACCCACGTCATCGAGGGCTTTGTCATTCAGGAGGGCTTGGAGCCATTCCCT GTCAGTCGTTCATCTTTGCTGGtggagcagcctgcagagaaGAGATTGCTGGTGGAGGGTCAGATCATGAGTGTGGTGTGTGTTGAATCAGACCTGCAGAACACAAAACATGCAGACAACTCCTCAGACACAGAGATAGAGGATATGATTGCAGAAG AGGGACTGGATGAAATTGAAAATGATCTTCTGAAGTGTGAATTTtgtggaaaaatgggatatCCCAATAAGTTTCTGCGGTCAAAAAGATTCTGTTCCACATCCTGTGCCAAAAG GCACAGCCTTAGTTGCACTAAGAAATTTGGGCTGTTTCCATCAGACAAGACCAGTCGTTGGAATCGGAAGTCAGATAGCCAAAGTCTTGGGCGGCGCGGGCGTCGGCCGAGCGGCCCTGAGGGGGCGTCACGAGATCATTTTCTTAGACAG CTTCCAATTACTTATCCATCTGCAGAAGAAGATCTGGCTCCTCACGAAGACGCTGTTCCGACGGCCATGACCACGCGCCTGCGGAGGCAGAGCGAGAGGGAGCGGGAGCTGCGGGagctgaggatgaggaaagTGCCAGAGAGCATCGACCTCTTGCCTGTGGTGCAGACTGACCCCTCAGTGTGGACTGTCGATGAAGTCTGGGCCTTTATACATTCTCTGCCTG GTTGTCAAGATATTGCAGATGAATTTAGAGCACAAGAAATTGATGGACAAGCTCTCCTTTTGTTGAAGGAGGATCACCTTATGAGTGCAATGAATATTAAGCTTGGACCTGCATTGAAAATCTGTGCACGTATCAATTCCTTGAAAGAATCCTAG
- the PHC3 gene encoding polyhomeotic-like protein 3 isoform X5 produces the protein MGSLRRDSTPVERDAPHRSGGGQATAPGRRLDKRCSAMENEPSTTTCSAPTTSVTSSATSRPPLPQISVYSGSDRHAVQVIQQALHRPPSSAAQYLQQMYAAQQQHLMLQTAALQQQHLSSTQFQSLATVPQIISRSQSSNTTSSSITQQTMLLGSTSPTLSASQAQMYLRAQMLIFTPATTVAAVQSDIPVVSSSSSSSCQSAATQVQNLTLRSQKLGVLSSSQNGPPKSSSQTQSVCPSKAGSSSKGSSEPPESSRKGESPAPEGRSTAVTRTSSIQHLIAPASYSPLQPHSLVKHQQIPLHSPPPKISHHQLILQQQQQQQQVQPIALQTPPGPEPPPSQHCLPLPSHAPGSAPSHCSPIHIHPPPLTLSPTPSQSAQQSVVVSPPPSHSPSQSPTIIIHPQALIQSQASSLVPAALQAEPAAPAAAAANPARPSQPLSLPQHLPLPPSPAVHIGAVEPPALVSPGQQLVSSTPHQQYPALQSAPIPLAAPPQLSASSTQIQPLPLQSVQSLQVQPEILSQGQVLVQNTLVSEEELPAAEALVQLPFQTLPPPQTVAVNLQVQPSVPIETPVIYQVENVCEEEMPEDSDCVHMARTPTPPTLSPPAITLGNGEALNSEDPLSEHGGLPSVTSSVSASVIKSPSDPSHASIPPPPLLLPAATTRSNSTSLPNSIPSLENKPPQAIVKPQILTHVIEGFVIQEGLEPFPVSRSSLLVEQPAEKRLLVEGQIMSVVCVESDLQNTKHADNSSDTEIEDMIAEEGLDEIENDLLKCEFCGKMGYPNKFLRSKRFCSTSCAKRHSLSCTKKFGLFPSDKTSRWNRKSDSQSLGRRGRRPSGPEGASRDHFLRQLPITYPSAEEDLAPHEDAVPTAMTTRLRRQSERERELRELRMRKVPESIDLLPVVQTDPSVWTVDEVWAFIHSLPGCQDIADEFRAQEIDGQALLLLKEDHLMSAMNIKLGPALKICARINSLKES, from the exons ATGGGCTCTCTCCGACGGGACTCCACACCTGTGGAGCGGGATGCTCCACACCGCAGCGGAGGGGGGCAAGCGACGGCACCCGGGAGAAG GCTGGACAAACGCTGCTCAGCTATGGAGAATGAACCCAGCACAACGACCTGTTCTGCACCCACCACGAGCGTCACCAGCAGCGCCACCTCCCGCCCGCCGCTGCCGCAGATCTCCGTCTACAGCGGCTCCGACAGACATGCTGTGCAG GTTATTCAGCAGGCCTTGCATCGTCCTCCTAGCTCAGCTGCTCAGTACCTCCAGCAGATGtatgcagcccagcagcagcacctaaTGCTGCagactgctgctctgcagcagcagcacttaaGCAGTACCCAATTTCAGAGTCTGGCAACTGTTCCACAG ATAATCAGCCGCTCTCAGAGCTCcaacaccaccagcagcagcatcacccagcAGACCATGTTGCTGGGCAGCACCTCTCCCACCCTGAGTGCCAGCCAGGCCCAAATGTACCTACGAGCTCAGATG CTTATTTTTACTCCTGCGACCACTGTGGCTGCTGTCCAGTCTGACATTCCTGTtgtctcctcatcctcctcatcttcctgtCAGTCTGCAGCTACTCAG GTTCAGAACTTGACGCTGCGCAGTCAGAAGCTGGGTGTGTTGTCAAGTTCCCAGAATGGGCcaccaaagagcagcagccaaacGCAGTCTGTGTGCCCCAgcaaggctggcagcagctccaagggcagctcagagcccccagaaagcagcaggaaaggagagagCCCCGCCCCAGAGGGCCGCAGCACGGCCGTCACACGCACCTCCAGCATCCAGCACCTCATTGCACCAG CTTCATATTCTCCATTGCAACCTCACTCTCTAGTAAAACATCAGCAGATCCCACTTCATTCACCACCTCCAAAGATCTCCCATCACCAGCtgatcctgcagcagcagcagcagcagcagcaagtgcAGCCGATTGCACTGCAGACCCCTCCGGGCCCGGAGCCgcctccatcccagcactgcctgccgCTGCCCAGCCACGCGCCCGGCAGCGCCCCGTCCCACTGCTCCCCCATCCACATCCACCCTCCGCCGCTCACGCTCTCCCCCACCCCGTCCCAGTCAGCTCAGCAGTCCGTGGTGGTGTCCCCTCCGCCGTCGCACTCCCCGAGTCAGTCGCCCACCATAATTATTCACCCCCAAGCCCTTATCCAGTCCCAGGCCAGCTCCCTGGTGCCCGCGGCTCTGCAGGCCGAGCCGGCCGCTCCCGCGGCGGCCGCCGCCAACCCCGCGCGGCCCTCGCAGCCGCTCAGCCTCCCGCAGCACCTGCCGCTGCCGCCCTCGCCCGCCGTGCACATCGGGGCCGTGGAGCCGCCCGCCTTGGTGTCCCCGGGCCAGCAGCTCGTGTCCTCCACGCCACACCAGCAGTACCCAGCCCTGCAATCCGCTCCCATCCCTCTGGCGGCTCCGCCTCAGCTCTCGGCATCCTCAACTCAGATTCAGCCGCTGCCCCTGCAGTCTGTGCAGTCTTTACAAGTGCAGCCTGAAATTCTGTCCCAGGGCCAGGTTTTGGTTCAAAACACTTTGGTTTCTGAGGAGGAacttcctgctgcagaggctttgGTCCAGCTGCCATTTCAAACTCTTCCACCGCCACAGACCGTCGCAGTAAATCTGCAGGTGCAGCCGTCAGTTCCGATTGAAACTCCAGTG ATTTACCAAGTGGAGAATGTGTGTGAAGAGGAGATGCCCGAGGACTCGGATTGTGTGCACATGGCCAGAACACCTACACcacccaccctgtccccacctgccATCACCCTGGGCAATGGAGAGGCTCTCAATTCAGAAGATCCTTTGTCAG AACATGGGGGACTGCCTTCAGTGACATCATCAGTCAGTGCCTCAGTAATTAAATCTCCATCTGATCCTTCCCATGCCTCTATTCCACCACCCCCTCTTTTGCTTCCAGCAGCAACGACAAGGAGCAacagcacctccctgcccaATAGCATTCCCAGCCTAGAAAACAAACCTCCCCAGGCTATTGTCAAACCCCAGATCCTGACCCACGTCATCGAGGGCTTTGTCATTCAGGAGGGCTTGGAGCCATTCCCT GTCAGTCGTTCATCTTTGCTGGtggagcagcctgcagagaaGAGATTGCTGGTGGAGGGTCAGATCATGAGTGTGGTGTGTGTTGAATCAGACCTGCAGAACACAAAACATGCAGACAACTCCTCAGACACAGAGATAGAGGATATGATTGCAGAAG AGGGACTGGATGAAATTGAAAATGATCTTCTGAAGTGTGAATTTtgtggaaaaatgggatatCCCAATAAGTTTCTGCGGTCAAAAAGATTCTGTTCCACATCCTGTGCCAAAAG GCACAGCCTTAGTTGCACTAAGAAATTTGGGCTGTTTCCATCAGACAAGACCAGTCGTTGGAATCGGAAGTCAGATAGCCAAAGTCTTGGGCGGCGCGGGCGTCGGCCGAGCGGCCCTGAGGGGGCGTCACGAGATCATTTTCTTAGACAG CTTCCAATTACTTATCCATCTGCAGAAGAAGATCTGGCTCCTCACGAAGACGCTGTTCCGACGGCCATGACCACGCGCCTGCGGAGGCAGAGCGAGAGGGAGCGGGAGCTGCGGGagctgaggatgaggaaagTGCCAGAGAGCATCGACCTCTTGCCTGTGGTGCAGACTGACCCCTCAGTGTGGACTGTCGATGAAGTCTGGGCCTTTATACATTCTCTGCCTG GTTGTCAAGATATTGCAGATGAATTTAGAGCACAAGAAATTGATGGACAAGCTCTCCTTTTGTTGAAGGAGGATCACCTTATGAGTGCAATGAATATTAAGCTTGGACCTGCATTGAAAATCTGTGCACGTATCAATTCCTTGAAAGAATCCTAG
- the PHC3 gene encoding polyhomeotic-like protein 3 isoform X1 — protein sequence MGSLRRDSTPVERDAPHRSGGGQATAPGRRLDKRCSAMENEPSTTTCSAPTTSVTSSATSRPPLPQISVYSGSDRHAVQVIQQALHRPPSSAAQYLQQMYAAQQQHLMLQTAALQQQHLSSTQFQSLATVPQASLSGGRQCPSPTGSVTQQSSVSQTSINLSTSPTPAQIISRSQSSNTTSSSITQQTMLLGSTSPTLSASQAQMYLRAQMLIFTPATTVAAVQSDIPVVSSSSSSSCQSAATQVQNLTLRSQKLGVLSSSQNGPPKSSSQTQSVCPSKAGSSSKGSSEPPESSRKGESPAPEGRSTAVTRTSSIQHLIAPASYSPLQPHSLVKHQQIPLHSPPPKISHHQLILQQQQQQQQVQPIALQTPPGPEPPPSQHCLPLPSHAPGSAPSHCSPIHIHPPPLTLSPTPSQSAQQSVVVSPPPSHSPSQSPTIIIHPQALIQSQASSLVPAALQAEPAAPAAAAANPARPSQPLSLPQHLPLPPSPAVHIGAVEPPALVSPGQQLVSSTPHQQYPALQSAPIPLAAPPQLSASSTQIQPLPLQSVQSLQVQPEILSQGQVLVQNTLVSEEELPAAEALVQLPFQTLPPPQTVAVNLQVQPSVPIETPVIYQVENVCEEEMPEDSDCVHMARTPTPPTLSPPAITLGNGEALNSEDPLSEHGGLPSVTSSVSASVIKSPSDPSHASIPPPPLLLPAATTRSNSTSLPNSIPSLENKPPQAIVKPQILTHVIEGFVIQEGLEPFPVSRSSLLVEQPAEKRLLVEGQIMSVVCVESDLQNTKHADNSSDTEIEDMIAEEGLDEIENDLLKCEFCGKMGYPNKFLRSKRFCSTSCAKRHSLSCTKKFGLFPSDKTSRWNRKSDSQSLGRRGRRPSGPEGASRDHFLRQLPITYPSAEEDLAPHEDAVPTAMTTRLRRQSERERELRELRMRKVPESIDLLPVVQTDPSVWTVDEVWAFIHSLPGCQDIADEFRAQEIDGQALLLLKEDHLMSAMNIKLGPALKICARINSLKES from the exons ATGGGCTCTCTCCGACGGGACTCCACACCTGTGGAGCGGGATGCTCCACACCGCAGCGGAGGGGGGCAAGCGACGGCACCCGGGAGAAG GCTGGACAAACGCTGCTCAGCTATGGAGAATGAACCCAGCACAACGACCTGTTCTGCACCCACCACGAGCGTCACCAGCAGCGCCACCTCCCGCCCGCCGCTGCCGCAGATCTCCGTCTACAGCGGCTCCGACAGACATGCTGTGCAG GTTATTCAGCAGGCCTTGCATCGTCCTCCTAGCTCAGCTGCTCAGTACCTCCAGCAGATGtatgcagcccagcagcagcacctaaTGCTGCagactgctgctctgcagcagcagcacttaaGCAGTACCCAATTTCAGAGTCTGGCAACTGTTCCACAG GCAAGCCTGTCAGGTGGGAGGCAATGTCCTTCCCCCACTGGGAGTGTCACTCAGCAGTCAAGCGTGTCGCAGACCTCG aTTAACCTCTCCACCTCTCCTACACCTGCACAGATAATCAGCCGCTCTCAGAGCTCcaacaccaccagcagcagcatcacccagcAGACCATGTTGCTGGGCAGCACCTCTCCCACCCTGAGTGCCAGCCAGGCCCAAATGTACCTACGAGCTCAGATG CTTATTTTTACTCCTGCGACCACTGTGGCTGCTGTCCAGTCTGACATTCCTGTtgtctcctcatcctcctcatcttcctgtCAGTCTGCAGCTACTCAG GTTCAGAACTTGACGCTGCGCAGTCAGAAGCTGGGTGTGTTGTCAAGTTCCCAGAATGGGCcaccaaagagcagcagccaaacGCAGTCTGTGTGCCCCAgcaaggctggcagcagctccaagggcagctcagagcccccagaaagcagcaggaaaggagagagCCCCGCCCCAGAGGGCCGCAGCACGGCCGTCACACGCACCTCCAGCATCCAGCACCTCATTGCACCAG CTTCATATTCTCCATTGCAACCTCACTCTCTAGTAAAACATCAGCAGATCCCACTTCATTCACCACCTCCAAAGATCTCCCATCACCAGCtgatcctgcagcagcagcagcagcagcagcaagtgcAGCCGATTGCACTGCAGACCCCTCCGGGCCCGGAGCCgcctccatcccagcactgcctgccgCTGCCCAGCCACGCGCCCGGCAGCGCCCCGTCCCACTGCTCCCCCATCCACATCCACCCTCCGCCGCTCACGCTCTCCCCCACCCCGTCCCAGTCAGCTCAGCAGTCCGTGGTGGTGTCCCCTCCGCCGTCGCACTCCCCGAGTCAGTCGCCCACCATAATTATTCACCCCCAAGCCCTTATCCAGTCCCAGGCCAGCTCCCTGGTGCCCGCGGCTCTGCAGGCCGAGCCGGCCGCTCCCGCGGCGGCCGCCGCCAACCCCGCGCGGCCCTCGCAGCCGCTCAGCCTCCCGCAGCACCTGCCGCTGCCGCCCTCGCCCGCCGTGCACATCGGGGCCGTGGAGCCGCCCGCCTTGGTGTCCCCGGGCCAGCAGCTCGTGTCCTCCACGCCACACCAGCAGTACCCAGCCCTGCAATCCGCTCCCATCCCTCTGGCGGCTCCGCCTCAGCTCTCGGCATCCTCAACTCAGATTCAGCCGCTGCCCCTGCAGTCTGTGCAGTCTTTACAAGTGCAGCCTGAAATTCTGTCCCAGGGCCAGGTTTTGGTTCAAAACACTTTGGTTTCTGAGGAGGAacttcctgctgcagaggctttgGTCCAGCTGCCATTTCAAACTCTTCCACCGCCACAGACCGTCGCAGTAAATCTGCAGGTGCAGCCGTCAGTTCCGATTGAAACTCCAGTG ATTTACCAAGTGGAGAATGTGTGTGAAGAGGAGATGCCCGAGGACTCGGATTGTGTGCACATGGCCAGAACACCTACACcacccaccctgtccccacctgccATCACCCTGGGCAATGGAGAGGCTCTCAATTCAGAAGATCCTTTGTCAG AACATGGGGGACTGCCTTCAGTGACATCATCAGTCAGTGCCTCAGTAATTAAATCTCCATCTGATCCTTCCCATGCCTCTATTCCACCACCCCCTCTTTTGCTTCCAGCAGCAACGACAAGGAGCAacagcacctccctgcccaATAGCATTCCCAGCCTAGAAAACAAACCTCCCCAGGCTATTGTCAAACCCCAGATCCTGACCCACGTCATCGAGGGCTTTGTCATTCAGGAGGGCTTGGAGCCATTCCCT GTCAGTCGTTCATCTTTGCTGGtggagcagcctgcagagaaGAGATTGCTGGTGGAGGGTCAGATCATGAGTGTGGTGTGTGTTGAATCAGACCTGCAGAACACAAAACATGCAGACAACTCCTCAGACACAGAGATAGAGGATATGATTGCAGAAG AGGGACTGGATGAAATTGAAAATGATCTTCTGAAGTGTGAATTTtgtggaaaaatgggatatCCCAATAAGTTTCTGCGGTCAAAAAGATTCTGTTCCACATCCTGTGCCAAAAG GCACAGCCTTAGTTGCACTAAGAAATTTGGGCTGTTTCCATCAGACAAGACCAGTCGTTGGAATCGGAAGTCAGATAGCCAAAGTCTTGGGCGGCGCGGGCGTCGGCCGAGCGGCCCTGAGGGGGCGTCACGAGATCATTTTCTTAGACAG CTTCCAATTACTTATCCATCTGCAGAAGAAGATCTGGCTCCTCACGAAGACGCTGTTCCGACGGCCATGACCACGCGCCTGCGGAGGCAGAGCGAGAGGGAGCGGGAGCTGCGGGagctgaggatgaggaaagTGCCAGAGAGCATCGACCTCTTGCCTGTGGTGCAGACTGACCCCTCAGTGTGGACTGTCGATGAAGTCTGGGCCTTTATACATTCTCTGCCTG GTTGTCAAGATATTGCAGATGAATTTAGAGCACAAGAAATTGATGGACAAGCTCTCCTTTTGTTGAAGGAGGATCACCTTATGAGTGCAATGAATATTAAGCTTGGACCTGCATTGAAAATCTGTGCACGTATCAATTCCTTGAAAGAATCCTAG